GGACCTCCATCTTACCATGTCCAATTCAAGGATTTGCCAATCTCAAGGGTCGACAAAATTGTTGATGAGTCTGAACTGAAGCCACCAGTGTCAATTCTCACTACTACTGTAGTAAATAAACCACACGCTCTTGAATGTTTCGAGAAATACTCCAATATACACAAGGCAACACGTGTATTTGCCTATGTGTTGCGATTCATAGAAAATTGTAAGCTGAAAAAAGTAAGGGAACACAATCTTCGCAGCCATACAGCACTACGCGCTCGCGCTGCTCCACCTCCGCCGTCTGTTGCCAAGTGTCGTTCGGCTCTCTTGTGTATCGTGAGGTTGACACAGGCCTTCTATTTTGCAGAAACATTGAAGCTTTTCAGCAAGGGAGAAACTCCACCTCAAGAACTGCTCTCTATTTCGCCTTTCGTCGATTCTTCGGTCTTCTCCGGTGGGCGGACACCTCTGCAACTCCAGCCTTCCGTATGACAGCCGTCATCCACTGTTGTTGCCAAAGTTATCTCATTTAAGCACTCTGATTTGTGATCAGACTCACAGAGATCATCTTCACGTCGGACCTCGCACAACTCAGTCACTAGTGGCTCGCAAATATTGGATTATATCAGCGCGCAACCTCATAAGGAGCAGATTGCATCATTGTGTCCGTTGTACTCAACCTCAACCTCAGCAGCCAATCATGTCGGATCTTCCCCATTTTCGTGTGAACGCCTCATCTGTATTCGTCCATGTAGGAGTTGACTTCGCTGGCCCCTTCAATACGAAGTGCAGCTCACTCAAAAAACCGAGAGTGTATAAGGGCTATCTTGCATTGTTCATATGCTTAGCGGTGAAAGCTGTTCATTTGGAATATGTATCGGAGCTGACCACTGAATCGTTTCTTGCCGCTTTCGATAGATTCACATCCCGTAGAGGCCTACCTTCTCATGTATACTCTGACAACGGATTGAACTTCGTTGGAGCTGCTAAAAAATTATCAGATATCTCGAATTTCTTGGCTGACAGTAAGACTGACATTTTTAAAGCTCTTGTACAACGTGAAGTAACCTGGCACTTCAATCCACCTAGCACACCCAATTTCGGCGGTATTTGGGAAGCAAATATTAAATCAGCGAAAACactgttgaaaattcaaattggtGATAATCCAATGACAATGGAGGAATATTTCACAGTGCTCTCtcatattgaatcaattatgaaTAGTCGTCCTCTATTGGAGCGTTCACAGGACCCCAACGAGACTTCACCTCTGCTGACACCCGGTCACTTTCTTATCGGCCGACCGTTGCTACAAGCTGTGGAGATCCCACTGGATACTACCACCCCCGTACGGCAGCGATGGACTCATCTACGCCGAATTGTGCAGACGTTTTGGAATCGATGGAGTACAGAATATCTACATACGCTTATGCAGCGAAACAAGTGGAAAACCCACTCAGAACCCTTGAAAGTGGGTCACATAGTGCTTATCAAGAACACGAGTACCGCGCCCACATTGCGGCCTCTAGGCATAGTCGAACAAATATTTCCCGGACAAGACCAAGTAGTAAGAGTGGCATTGATTCGCACCGCCTGCGGCCACCTCACACGACCTGTAAACAAACTCATAGTGTTGCCAATAGCTTAATTTGGCACCCTCTCTCTGAgagacattttttgtaaatagagACTGAATATCATGTGTTCACCACTTATGTGTAAAACTCATCGTAATTAATTATGTGCATCGTCTCTTCATCAAGTTTGTGCAATACTTTGTGTGTTACCTCTAATGTGCtacagtttcaaaattattaaactcATGCTTCGTTTGGTGGGCGGAATGTTAAGAATACTCGAGAGATAAGAAAGACAGAATTGTTCATGCagttccccttccccctcttcACCCTCATTGCTGTTGGAGAAGAAGGCTTCTCCCTCCACAACCTCAGTCTTCAGCACTCGGCTGACCCATAAACAACCATCTCTCGTAAGTAAAGCTGAAAAGCTCTCGTTTTTGTTACCTTCACACAGCTCATATATCATACATGTTAACCAGTTCTAAATTTCGCGGTCCTCCTAGCTCTCATAGAATTAACCAACTATCATCAAATGATGATCAGTAATAAATGCtcttaataatatcaatattaattgatttactaattatatatgctgcagaataataatgcttggtaccaagacagctcaaactgtatatcacgagatgaattaggaaaataataaaaacttctagaattttgtatgctgacataaaacacaatatattcccataaaataatatagacaaaatatttcttgataaatataattttctttgaataaataaattctctaatattttaataattatcacaggattcgttagcattcacaatattgtgagctataaaatattcattttattaatactgatataTAGACTCCAAGTCAGTTCAGAATTTAACAACTTGGAACCTGTTCAGTCTATATATTCAATAgaacatactttgatcaatgaacaataatcaataaaaataaaaatttaaaatctcaGGGTATGTGGGTTTGTGCCATGCATGGAAATAACCTCCCTACAtgtataaaaaaatcataaaaagagttcttataaaatatatgataatgttcgacacgttgcgaatttcttaaacttgaatgaaaatttatatagcactttgattaattccccaattcactgataaaggcctTAGTGTTAGCTAAGACCTTAGTGAGCTCATTTAAGATAATAAGCACACTCACTATAATGATGTTCTGAAGTTCTCGTAGACTGATTAATTATCTCCAATGATTAATTAGCTGGATCCTTTCGACTCTGCAGGGCTCgtgtatggtccagatttcttacaagtttctatcagtattaagatatatttatgggaataaattacagttaagaactcttcaacaaacactgagttcacaaataatcaaacattgaTTACATATActtgatatttaaaaaagggaatggcttgataattttaaaaaaataattggaaaaagacCCTATTCTCCATGTGCTGCCACATAGGTCGAgctcacaagccagagagagcaattctcagaaaaatttcatctcttccttcaACAATTTGTAAGCCTTCCTCTGATTGGCTTCCTAATCTTAGTAAaacgtgatgtaattggttacttaagattcagggtttctccaactttgttatacaaagatgaatgaaaatttatatataACTAGCTTAGATAATAGCCTGTGAACattccaataaatgaatctCAATATATAAGGCTATAATgtgatatacatttaatttttatgtgagctttgtatactcttagtttttcatacatttttagatttcaatgaatatttgagTAACATAATAATCGTTGTTTTCttattacataaaccttccctaacATATAgtatataaattctatgagtaaaaatattatttaattcataatagttcattgagcaatcagctgattcgttcgatatcaattcaataaattgtcgaTTGATCTAAGATCGattgatgtattaaatcaaaacaaaggattctaacctcaaattaaacaagcaatttttgttataatctgccaataataaaacaagccgctttataattttatttctgccaatgaattctcattattgCTCAATTACAATTCTGCATAGTTCTCTTATCGCTTTtaagataatatgattactctttatcatagataatattcgattttatttgagtgataccttgactaggctatctattctttcaatttcacaaCTCTACTAAAGATTAGTTAttcacttcaaaattattttatggtgCCAAGACACGACGTCATAAACAACAAGGTACAATGGATTAATGTTATAAGCCTCCATAAGTGTAGGGGAGTGTCAGCTAGCCTTCAACTAGCTTGAAGCTTGCTTAACCAAACTGTTCAGTTGGGAGGGCATTTGGTAGTGCTTATTTTGGGACTGCATTTGGTAAGTGCATTACATAATGgtgtttcatgtttcaaatttatgaaCCGGTTACatgcatagatagatagatagattaaataGCATTCACTGTCCACCTAAATCAGGGGGATCTGGAACAtgtcaaaaaatctaaatggtcTAACAAATAAGACACAGCTCACAGTAACAAATACACAAGACACAGGGAAAGAAGGCATAATACCATTCATATGGAGTAATGTTGAATGTACTCTTCCTTTGAGTAAAAAGCACTTTTAGAGAAATCTATCTTTAATTGAGATCTAAAGTTGCGATCATCCATACTCTTCATTGAATCAGGTAAAATATTAAATGATTGGATGCCAGAGCTTCTGATGAATCTTCTTCCATTTTCATTGTAAAAACACACTGGCGTCTGCCGAACGTGACTTTATCACAATGCAGCACCTTGCATTTTCCTTAATGTCTTTCCTTGCATGTCTctcaataaaatttgttgaactattcagttggaaaaataactagtagttctgtgaacagtagacctcgcgcagttaaaaaccacagcctccatcAGGGTGAATTATGTGATGTTATGACGTGTCGGCGAAATATCGATGTGTAAGCCACTAATagctgtttgaaatgtatcgtcaataattattgatattaagtataattattataattggaatgctaataatttattgtaaacaacTACTATCATACCAAGTTGAAGTACctacttaccgagttgaaagcagagaaaagtcgggagaaaataacaAGCTacctacttcaagttatcaatattgaatgcctcatcgcttgcaatagttcacacgacagctgatttttaccaaattacatTGGGATATTAATGCATGCGTCATtccatgcaattaataatccactcgacagctgattcatgatgaataattctatagtctgatttttacggtaatactgGCGTTTAAAAgagactctttttccttttgttttatccttgaaatgcaaaatttcaataaccttctatatatacgttgacgcgcaattagaAGAGTAATATACCTGTTagatttcattgaaatctattgccgcgtttcgccgtaaatgcggaacataaaaatatttgaacataatgagaaatgcaaaaccgtcgacttgaatcttagacctcacttcgctcggtcaatgaaacttTGGATATCTGAGTTATTTTTAAAGTCCTATGCTATTCTACTTAATCTACTGAGCCAGtaccattttgattttttttctcataGTACATGGCAGTATTGAAATTAactgttctattgatttattctaacTTTGTCTACAGAAATGTGAAACTCTGCATATGAGGAGTACTGtatgtcaattttttttttgttttccacgtctgcatctattttcagtttgaagaactggatatcaatcttgattaatcaaatttgttattgttcaacatacacacacattatttacatacatataaaaacaatatgatacaCAATTGTTTTATAACAATAAAGCCCAAGGTAAAAACCTGTGAGgggagaaaaatctaaattttcacatgaaaacgtCACTCGAGAATAATTATGTCACCCGGCCTCACAACAGAGAGTCTTAGAGTCCTTGACTTAGAATAGTTAATCTCACAGTTTTACAGTCAGTGTCAGTGAGATTTTCTGCACACACTTCATTGTTACCATAATATTTAGATGATGGTATTTCTAGATGAAATGGATCGGCGTGAATACGCCAAATGGATCGACTCGTATCATTTGAGGAtggtgataatgatgaggaaacATCAAAAGGAATAGTCTCCATCTCCATTATGTTCTTAGGGATTTGCTTGTGATCATGTTTCTATAAGGTCGtcattttatcaattcgaagatCAGCCTTCTTAAACTTAggtcaacttatacatttcaactcacgtTGCTACACGTTTCAACTTAGCAAAAGGACAGAGGGAATTAGTACTATTATTCTCTTATCCctgttattgttcttggtacctTATACAAAAGGGACTCCGTAATACAAGAACAAATCAGTCCTTGCCGGAAATAGCtagaggaaaaagaaaaagaagaagaagaagacgacgacgacgacaggaggagaagaagaacaagcgataagaaggagaagatcatagaaaaaggagacagaaggagaagaagaagaagaagaagaagaagaagaagaagaagaaggaaaaagaggaagaagatgaaaaataataataagaaaaaaatatagataggagaagattataaccattgagtacactattttatctataaccactcttttgttgaattgaaaacttataaattactggtggtactcccacacagtaacagtcaggggtgtattcaaataccgttggataacatctttccaatattgtttcatccatctagaagtatataatctgttctttcttacattgatatcaattatgtataagttactgcagtatcaaaattatttgatattgactgaacaattgaaagtcacattgaaatagttattttggagtttggtagaaatacatttacatggaaatcaatttattcattaaaggcaatcCACATAATTCTAATAAGTTATGATAACCCATGATGATAAgataggtgttcaatgaataaatgaagcctaacaacttgaaatatatttcaaattatttaagattaaattgattctacctcggtgctaGTCAGCTTTACATGTAttttgtacatgtatcattgtattgaattattaaatatttgatgattttctctccacaggagaaacgtttaaagctggcatcaaatgatgtcaccacattatttacatatgtaaattatatatttatatatgtatgtcacgtggattgaaggagcgttgtttgtcacgttgtttgttgattgaaggaagattctattttactatttaaataaatcataatgtaatttacttatccactttgagatttacatagtgataataagtaggaaatgaaatgtatagcaaacacttcagttgctatgtaggcctactatattctattctgtagtgtcttattttttactaaagtgatgaagtatcagaaaatactattattcagcattgttatgtattattttcaatgtcatttttttctctttcttttcaataatttaaaatttgttattattttaaataagtagtcAACtcaactattgtttgtttttaattatattatttgtattattttctgtattgttataatacttgatagagagttgagtgtaagagaggatcgactgcgccctaacttcgctctctaagaaaaataaaggcagtcattctattctattcatgtcaccataatatatatgtatatatattgaaaaacagatgacatccaatttattagaacaaataatggaatgccttcatcttcatgtgtaggcaacacaccacaccaaccttgttcctgtgagactgaccttgtctctgtgacactccacTTGCTCGAATAGGACTCTATCccactacttgttccagtgacactacttgttccagtgagactcaccttgtctctgtgacactccacttgttcgaatgggactctatccctctacttgttccagtgacactacttgttccagtgagactcaccttgtctctgtgggaacttgttcctgtgagactgccatttatagaaatacttgttcctatgaaacttgtctctgtgacactaatatcgttcaaaaacactacttgtctctgtgagaacttgtctctgtgatacggacccaGTTTCAGCTCTGATAAACATGAGATGTTTGTTCACTCTCATTTGTTTGTGTGTGGATGAAGAAAGAAATAGTCAAAGCAATTCTGTGGGGCACTAAACATTGATTTTACTACcgaaattccaaaaaatttcCAATGGAGTTCAATTTCAGATGTACAAATGATTCTTTACCAGTACACACGGGTTTGCTTTCAATGCATTAGTGAATTATTGAGGAGAGGAAGTAAAGCTATAAAGCTGGCTGGGACGATACATTTGTAAGAATTTATCCGATGCGTCGAGAAGCCTGACGTTGTTATGGATGGACAACATTAAAACTTGCGCCCAGTCATCACTGCTGAATGACTCTTCATTTGTTTTCCTTCCACTTCCCTCAAATTAAACAGCACAACAAAGCTGTGAGCGGCCTTAGCTTTTTCTCGACTGaatctcttctcctcctctgctTATTCGCGAAAATTAGAGTCATAAAAAGCTTTGCAATATATCTTTTCCCCCTGACTTGAGCGTCTATCTTCATCTCTGGCTGACTCACTCCCTGCACGTATCTAGTCATCCTTCTTCACTACAGACACCCCTCATCAGCCAACTTCTTATTCTCCAGTATATTTTTCTCAGGCGGACAACTTGCTTCGTTTTCCTTGGTTAATCAGTTTTCACAAGAAAATTACAAGAAGTCTCCGAAAGAGTTTCCTCTCCTCGAAATGAGCAAGTACGCAGTAGCTTCAAGGAGAAGTTCCAACCTTCCAGCACGCTGATTCCTGGCAAATTTTAGAACTCCAATCTTGAATCTCAAGAGTTTATTTAACTCCAAAAACCAACCTCAATCGATTGAGTATACTTgcatattatgatattattgcaTTAGATGACATTTTTGAGATTACGTCGTGTAGTGAAAGACAATCTGGGCATTCTGTAAACGGTATTGGATGTTCACAAGACATTACAAATTAGTCATGGAATGATAAATACTCAACTgcaatttatacctgaaataatgAATACTGTTATAAATTATCTTCTTATAgtttaattgaattaaattttcatgatcGAACTGGTAGAAATTTATATTGCGGTTCTCAAAATCTGCAAATGGAAGTAGAATGTCCATTATTTGAATTCAACATATCAAATTTCATTAACTTCATTTGCATCTATACTCAATTATTCAACatcatgatttatttattttgtgtttttgaataaagaaaagcATTATCCTAATTGTTTCATTCTATCTCTTCAGGAACTTACATGAATGACTTTCCTCCAATAATTGAAAGCCTCATATCCCATTATCTTAATGGTAAGCTATGTCGATTTTACAGAGTGGGTAAAAGTCCGAGAACgacttaatatctcatacacaaaggtaatttgacagtgggtgtgattggggatcctactcaaattgaaaaaactacttcactatgactttaaaaatctggtccgccatcttggatccgccatcttgaatgcaacttcattttttttaataggaaggtggtcatgtgatacatgatttcgatacagaattttaagaaaaaataaatggcAGAAActgcatatcgatatctcaaaccgtttcgaagatattcacattaatcaatactattcaaagcagaaatgagagaaaaaagtatgagaacggcttagtatctcataaacaAATGTGATTCCAAAGTGGGTGTGATTGAGGATTttactcaaattaaaaatactactttactatgactttaaagaTCTTGTCCCCCATCTTGGATTCGTCATTTTCAatgaaactttatttttttaataggatggttgtcatgcgatacatgatttctatacagaattacaagaaaaaatgaatgacgaAAATCGCACATCGAtgtctcaaaccgtttagaagatattcacattattaatcaataccactcatgtatttcatttctgatttgcatggtactgattgataatgtgaatattttctgaacggtttgagatattgatatgAGGTTTccgtcattcattttttcttaaaattctgtatcgaaatcatgtgtcGCATtaccaccttcctattaaaaaaaaatgaagttgcattcaagatggcggatccaagatagCGGACgagattttcaaagtcatagaaaagtagttttttcaatttgagtacgatccccaatcacacccaccgtcaaattacctttgtgtatgagatattgagcCCTTCTTGGACTTTTCACCCATCCTGTATAAAATCATAAGATTCTCTTGTACTCAGGGGTGCCCACAGCATGTTTTGATGTTGCGACATGAGGCTGAATTTTGGggggatttttggaaaaaactaggGTAAATGGGgggagatttttcaatatacagttCTCAAGTACCTAAATAGATACCAAATTTTGAGAATTTTGGGGGGGAATTTTGCGACATGGACCATTGGGGGGATGGGCACCCCTGCTTGTACtgtatattttatgttattattcTGATATCATAGTTTTGAATTTCCGTGTTTGGTTGAAAATGTAGCAGATTAAAGCGATCACCTTCTCTGAATCAGAGCAAGCCTACTCTGAGAAGCCGTCGCGTAGAAGACGTACGACTGCATCGGAAAAGTCGACAATGACCGACGAAAATGGAGTCTTTGGAAAGGCCGTAATTGACACCGGACCGAGCCGCTGCTACTGTCAGagttggttgaatgggaagcattgatttcatttataacaaatgctgacagtttgagatGAATCTAACTATCACAAAAACGAATCCCATTTCGATCTGTCAACTCGGAAATCAGGTCCGCACCCAATCCCTTTCCATAAGGACTGCGCCCTCATTTGGGACTCCCCCGTCAATAAACCTCGGCGGTCGTTGCAGCCTTTCACCTTCCAGACCTATAGCGACATTTGAAGGTGGGCGTTCTAGTTGGTcgaattctacaataatttttttaaagctGTGCGTAATGATGCATGGAAAATGACAAGTGGTGAGAATAAATTTGTTACTCAACTCCTAGAATCctgaacaataaaatttatgatgCCTGGGATACTATAGTATTTCAATATCTAAGATCATTATATCAAtatcattcaatataatttcaatatcatcAGTCTATATAAGATCATTATATCATCAGTCTCTACCTTGATGTGGAATAttaaagtattttatttttgtgtgtctCTTCATTACTGCATCAATTGAATTAAAATGTTTCATCCATTtccataaatatataaacaaatGTATCCAACAAACCTCTCCACAGAATCATATACTTTATTTATCGGGATGTATTTCACATTTCTCAATGTCAACTGTGGGGATTAATCTGTATTTGTTCAACTGTATGGATTAATCTGTATTGTTGTTGaactgaatgaataatattctattctattctaataatcGAATTTGTCTCATCTCAAACGTTTTTCTCCAATTACGTGCCACACTAATAAATGTGCTACCACCGCTTGTACCCTTGAAATGTTGATTGTCGGTGTGTAGACGCTGCTAAGACAAGATCTTACATACATCATCTATTGTATGTGTACCTTGAAAGGGGGGTGGGAGGGCCACGACAACATGGCTGCCCCATCCAAATGTGTGTCAGCAGCCATAAAGTCAGATTCATTGCATCTGTCAGCGCTCCTTCcaatcaatgctttccattcaaccaatactgacagaatGAGGTGAATCTCACAATACAGGCGGAGGCAATGATGACGTAGTACAACAATAGTCCTTTGGACCGGCACCGCACAACATTGGAAGACAACATCAGTGCAGCAGGCAACATCAGGACTGCCCCACACACATACATATCTTACGTAAGCCCTTCAGTGTGGAGAGTGCGTCTGCTGTTCCCTTGGACGGCAACAATATGTCAAGAGCAAAGCGCTCTTGCCAAATTGAACATCATGCATTATTATGTTGCAACACCCCCTACCAACCCACTTGCATTACAAATTACGTTATTAACAATGGAGGGTGTTTGATTTCTGTCGCCAACGCTCAAGATTCACAGCACACATACTTGTTGAGCGTAGACAAGACTTGAAGCTTGGAAATGCATCATTGTCGGCGGCAAATCACTTGATTGAGTGACGGTTTAACCTGATGTTGTTTAACCTGAACATAAATAGATCGAGTTAATATACTctactagtccagtcaatatagacatcgAAAGGGggtatttgggtacataagagaagtccagcacttcatgcaaaattcccttgtgctagatacagggtgacCCAAAGACCTCGtatttttggctcattttccagtattcagctatttctgccaaatctcgtaatcggacagaaaaatttgctcttgcatttttcctagaatataaaattctgaataaaatgagataatttggaactctctatctccaatgagtactgagttatgatttttcaaatatgattgaaatttgaagagaaaatcatttttttgataaattttagatcttgatcaacaatatcttccgatttttaCCATTTAGGTGTATAGTTCAAAAACTCTCTGgccgtatttttgtgctctacaatctgaaatcaggtagagcgctctatcatctgacagatttcatcgtactacgtacacttcattcttctcggctcgtcaaggcggtccaaaatcatgcatcacaagtcaaattcggtcgaaaagtggaaaatttattgttgagtgtactaaagccTATTTTCCAATACACAAacaatggccaatttctatattcgaAGCTATGTATCTCTGTAACCCcacattataaaaatcattacttgatcttgaaatgtacaatataatttcctctttcacTTGCTGTgatttatggaaaaatattttcgtaGACTGAGATTTGATTGTTAAAAAAGATCCGGAAATTTactatatttttatcatattaacggttttggcagtacTATGATAAGGAAAGGttattcaagatggattttagacaACTTAGCTCGTACAGGATggatttatctacaatttggaatcaatcgagagcttctatgatgtatcagactcgatttagaaactcttgatcaacagtaaaatcacggaaaaaatgtaaaaactgaaatcgtcatttttgaaatcttctgtaacttttgAATGGTATTGGAATTgggagtattatttattggagtgggtagaggggacaattttcacatcctcactagatttggaaattttatcagaagtatttcaaaagacatgcagctttgaatatagaaattggccatcttttgtgtattggaatatgggcttaagtacactcaacaataaatcttccacttttcgaccgaatttaactaatgatgcatgattttggaccaccttgacgagccgagaagaatggaGTGTAGTAAGATAAAATCTCAGCATTGTGTttgaagttataagtgtttgaaattttgatgcttgaggtgtccttaagcgcgcctctccactaggaaatactgaaatggagtgcatctaacgagtgattctcataaaacataattttatgaactcatgtcattgtgcgaaatatcaatgtgaaaactatgtagttggtgatgatggttgaagctgaaaatt
Above is a window of Nilaparvata lugens isolate BPH chromosome 4, ASM1435652v1, whole genome shotgun sequence DNA encoding:
- the LOC120351054 gene encoding uncharacterized protein LOC120351054, whose protein sequence is MSDLPHFRVNASSVFVHVGVDFAGPFNTKCSSLKKPRVYKGYLALFICLAVKAVHLEYVSELTTESFLAAFDRFTSRRGLPSHVYSDNGLNFVGAAKKLSDISNFLADSKTDIFKALVQREVTWHFNPPSTPNFGGIWEANIKSAKTLLKIQIGDNPMTMEEYFTVLSHIESIMNSRPLLERSQDPNETSPLLTPGHFLIGRPLLQAVEIPLDTTTPVRQRWTHLRRIVQTFWNRWSTEYLHTLMQRNKWKTHSEPLKVGHIVLIKNTSTAPTLRPLGIVEQIFPGQDQVVRVALIRTACGHLTRPVNKLIVLPIA